A window from Primulina eburnea isolate SZY01 chromosome 2, ASM2296580v1, whole genome shotgun sequence encodes these proteins:
- the LOC140822796 gene encoding protein SHORT ROOT IN SALT MEDIUM 1-like isoform X1: MYASRGSNNTYGQQQPYSSRSSYASQNLGSAYSGHPSAAEKPSHYGGQYSSVYGSAAQQISPMVAKGSATTTLEGRGNYGSSIPESPRFASNDYVSSSSHDYGHKVDQLHSDRNSDYPAIDRHQYDGSHRSYVGRDLPSEAIGRYVDSVSFGQEHQSKMYDRVEQATVLRQEQMLKAHTLSTPIEGGARQADYLAARALVHRPAQDPIAYGGRIDPDLRSLALVSGSSYNGQHTTSILGAAPQRSVDELIYAQNSNPGYGVSLPPGRDYGAGKSHISTLLESDYPSSMLARVGHPRVDDRKDDRSRHGRELDRRDHEKRDYLLEREKDREREKERLREHERERERERERERERERERERERERERERERERERIRERERERDKEREKERQRREKERDRELKRSLELRRERTPSRLSRDRRGSSQAKDVRSARRESPRHEILHRPQSQHQSPVRQKRREYVCKIFSFSFVADERDYLSLDKRYPRLYVSPECSKVIVNWPKKKPMLHFYTPVSFEHDFVEDTTSMERTESPSKQLGTDVTKARQTTVWNAKILLMSGLSQNALAELSSQRNYDDRVPHFCNMLRFSILKRNNSLMAIGGPWDAIDGIDPSVDDSSLIQTALRYAKDVTNLDLKNCQHWNRFLEIHYQRVGKDGLFSHNEVTVLYVPNLTQCLPSLDLWREQWLNHKKAVSERELKLTMKKEITGDKEGVTKGDSLNSGTVMSKAGQLIKKESSSGPSAEDNKKEKDADTMDDKGNIVSEEGDEKNQSVESKEVIVNEEKNVAKNVQGENFSAQTAVGVKPGKKKIIKRIVKKKVENKKDSTENATDKNDELKKEDTEGNSILSEVVGLQKGLSSESSAIKTFARKKIVKKPLKSAAKQGASKTLECNTTNESGSTKDKTTVKSEDNTCAVVQDGSTKVTVKRKVIKRVPKKKAASADTGSIVAMKDVGEIKITQLDDNKEAVNSEMKESISKDKSSPKMKQQTVMLEKQEKKEEVVEKEQSSGSKIDTDITKQNVSRIDSQTKSNENGKPKDKKTGKDRLENDESKNKAVVKEKKKSDDPPRHPGLFLQTKGSKDSKLQSLSLSLDSLLDYSANDTEESTFEISLFAESLYEMLQYEMGCRLLAFLQKLRTKFVAKRNQGKRPREQTSKEKNEDNSSSKRVKTEDVEATKAENIDNTQKDDNNIVTEETNATKEVAEGKVEDEIGEQEPEEEDPEEEPEEDEEMIDAMPHLNSSKEKLIDAEKTYHSTVSESVTLKEQNEQQDTATKASKPNTNMDMRDKGNIAEASKAKKVDKELLQAFRFFDRNRVGHIRVEDLRLIIHNLGKFLSHRDVKELVQSALLESNTGRDDRILYGELVKMTDI, encoded by the exons ATGTACGCTTCTCGAGGAAGTAATAATACCTACGGCCAGCAGCAACCCTACTCTTCCCGGTCTTCCTATGCTTCTCAAAAC TTAGGATCTGCATATTCGGGCCATCCTTCCGCAGCAGAAAAGCCGTCGCATTATGGGGGACAGTATAGTTCGGTTTATGGGTCCGCGGCACAGCAG ATTTCTCCAATGGTTGCAAAGGGATCTGCAACAACCACTTTAGAAGGCCGGGGTAATTATGGATCCTCCATTCCAGAATCGCCTAGGTTCGCATCAAATGATTATGTCTCATCTTCAAGTCATGACTATGGACATAAAGTTGACCAGCTGCATTCTGATAGAAATTCGGATTATCCCGCAATTGATAGACACCAATATGATGGGAGCCACCGTTCATATGTTGGGAGGGATTTACCTAGTGAAGCCATTGGTAGATACGTTGATTCAGTTTCTTTTGGCCAAGAACATCAG TCTAAGATGTATGATCGTGTGGAACAAGCAACAGTGCTTAGGCAAGAACAAATGCTAAAGGCTCATACACTATCTACCCCTATTGAAGGGGGAGCTAG ACAAGCTGATTACCTTGCAGCAAGGGCCCTGGTTCATCGTCCTGCCCAAGATCCTATTGCCTATGGTGGAAGAATTGATCCCGACTTACGTAGTTTAGCTTTGGTTAGTGGGTCATCATATAATGGACAACATACTACATCAATATTAGGAGCAGCTCCACAGCGAAGTGTTGATGAACTTATATATGCTCAGAATTCAAATCCTGGTTATGGAGTGAGTTTGCCTCCTGGTAGGGACTATGGAGCAGGGAAGAGCCACATTAGCACATTGCTTGAATCAGATTACCCAAGCAGCATGTTGGCACGGGTTGGTCATCCAAGAGTTGATGATCGTAAAGATGACAGGAGTAGACATGGCCGGGAGCTGGATCGCAGAGATCACGAGAAAAGGGATTACTTGCTTGAGCGAGAGAAagatagagagagagagaaggaGCGACTACGAGAACATGAAAGAGAGAGAGAAAGAGAACGGGAAAGAGAAAGAGAAAGAGAAAGAGAAAGGGAAAGGGAACGAGAAAGAGAAAGAGAAAGAGAAAGAGAGAGAGAAAGAATCCGAGAAAGAGAAAGGGAACGAGACAAGGAACGTGAAAAAGAACGACAACGAAGGGAGAAGGAGAGGGATCGAGAGCTCAAACGCAGCCTGGAATTGAGGCGTGAACGTACTCCCTCAAGACTCTCCAGGGACCGTCGAGGTTCCTCGCAGGCAAAAGATGTCAGATCTGCTCGGCGAGAATCCCCACGTCATGAAATTTTGCATAG GCCTCAATCCCAGCATCAATCCCCTGTAAGACAAAAGAGGAGAGAGTATGTCTGCAAG ATCTTTTCATTTAGCTTTGTAGCAGATGAGAGGGATTATTTGTCATTAGATAAGCGATATCCTCGGCTTTATGTATCTCCAGAATGCTCAAAG GTTATCGTTAATTGGCCGAAGAAGAAACCAATGCTCCATTTCTACACTCCTGTGAG TTTTGAGCATGACTTTGTTGAAGACACGACTTCCATGGAGAGGACAGAATCACCTTCTAAACAACTGGGAACTGATGTGACAAAAGCAAGACAAACTACTGTTTGGAATGCGAAG ATTCTTCTGATGAGTGGACTGAGTCAAAATGCTCTGGCAGAGCTGTCATCCCAAAGAAACTATGATGACCGTGTACCGCATTTTTGCAATATGCTTAGATTTTCTATCCTGAAACGTAATAATAGTTTAATGGCAATTGGGGGCCCATGGGACGCAATTGATGGCATTGATCCATCGGTTGACGACTCCTCGTTAATTCAAACAGCTCTAAG GTATGCAAAAGATGTGACCAATCTTGATCTGAAGAACTGTCAGCACTGGAATCGTTTTCTCGAG ATCCATTATCAGAGAGTTGGAAAAGATGGGCTCTTCAGTCACAACGAGGTAACTGTGTTATATGTTCCCAATCTGACTCAGTGTCTTCCTTCCCTGGATTTATGGCGAGAACAGTGGCTTAATCACAAAAAAGCAGTTTCTGAGAGGGAGTTGAAGCTCACTATGAAGAAAGAG ATAACTGGTGACAAGGAAGGAGTCACAAAAGGTGACAGTCTGAACTCTGGAACTGTAATGTCAAAAGCTGGACAACTAATAAAGAAAGAGTCTTCTTCAGGGCCGTCGGCAGAGGATAATAAAAAGGAGAAAGATGCTGACACGATGGACGATAAAGGGAACATAGTTTCAGAAGAGGGTGATGAGAAAAATCAATCTGTTGAAAGCAAAGAAGTGATTGTAAATGAGGAGAAAAATGTTGCAAAGAATGTTCAAGGAGAAAATTTCAGTGCTCAGACAGCTGTTGGCGTTAAGCCTGGAAAGAAGAAAATCATAAAGAGGATTGTTAAGAAAAAAGTTGAGAATAAGAAAGACTCGACAGAAAATGCCACTGACAAGAATGATGAATTGAAGAAAGAGGATACTGAAGGAAATAGTATTCTTTCTGAAGTAGTTGGGCTACAGAAGGGTTTATCATCCGAATCTTCAGCTATTAAAACTTTTGCAAGGAAGAAGATCGTGAAAAAGCCACTGAAATCTGCTGCTAAGCAAGGCGCAAGCAAGACCCTTGAGTGTAACACAACAAATGAATCAGGGAGCACCAAGGATAAAACAACAGTTAAATCAGAAGACAACACTTGTGCTGTTGTCCAAGATGGTAGCACCAAAGTTACTGTAAAAAGGAAAGTAATTAAGAGGGTCCCGAAGAAAAAGGCTGCCTCAGCAGATACTGGCAGCATTGTGGCTATGAAGGACGTGGGAGAAATAAAGATAACTCAGCTGGATGACAATAAAGAAGCTGTTAACAGTGAGATGAAGGAGAGCATATCCAAGGATAAAAGCAGTCCCAAAATGAAACAACAAACAGTTATGCTTGAGAAGCAGGAGAAAAAGGAAGAGGTGGTGGAAAAGGAACAATCATCTGGGTCTAAAATTGACACCGATATTACGAAGCAGAATGTTTCTCGAATTGACAGTCAAACAAAATCAAATGAAAATGGGAAGCCCAAGGACAAGAAAACAGGGAAAGATCGTCTTGAAAACGATGAGTCTAAAAACAAAGCTGTggtgaaagaaaagaaaaagagcgATGATCCTCCTCGACATCCTGGGTTGTTTCTTCAAACAAAAGGGAGCAAGGATTCAAAA CTCCAGTCATTATCACTTTCACTGGATTCACTCTTGGATTATAGTGCCAACGATACTGAGGAATCGACCTTTGAG ATATCATTATTTGCGGAATCCTTGTATGAGATGCTACAGTATGAAATGGGTTGTCGGCTGTTGGCTTTCCTTCAG aAGCTGCGCACTAAATTTGTTGCAAAGAGGAACCAAGGAAAGAGACCGAGAGAGCAAACTTCAAAGGAGAAAAATGAGGATAACTCATCAAGCAAGCGCGTTAAGACGGAAGATGTAGAAGCAACAAAGGCTGAAAATATTGACAACACTCAGAAAGATGATAACAACATTGTCACAGAAGAAACGAATGCTACTAAAGAGGTTGCTGAAGGTAAGGTTGAGGATGAAATTGGTGAGCAAGAGCCCGAGGAAgaagatccagaggaagaaccAGAGGAAGATGAAGAAATGATTGACGCAATGCCACATCTCAACTCATCTAAAGAG AAGCTTATTGATGCGGAGAAGACATATCATAGCACTGTCAGTGAATCCGTTACTCTTAAAGAGCAGAATGAACAACAGGATACCGCTACAAAAGCTTCAAAGCCTAATACTAATATGGATATGCGCGACAAGGGAAATATAGCCGAGGCTTCTAAGGCAAAAAAAGTTGACAAGGAGCTGCTGCAAGCTTTCAGGTTCTTTGATCGAAACCGTGTCGGACACATAAGG GTCGAAGATCTGAGGCTGATAATTCACAATCTAGGGAAGTTCCTCTCACACAGGGATGTTAAGGAACTTGTGCAAAGCGCACTCTTGGAAAGTAACACCGGCAGAGATGACAGGATTCTATATGGTGAGCTGGTGAAGATGACGGACATTTGA
- the LOC140822796 gene encoding protein SHORT ROOT IN SALT MEDIUM 1-like isoform X3 yields MYASRGSNNTYGQQQPYSSRSSYASQNLGSAYSGHPSAAEKPSHYGGQYSSVYGSAAQQISPMVAKGSATTTLEGRGNYGSSIPESPRFASNDYVSSSSHDYGHKVDQLHSDRNSDYPAIDRHQYDGSHRSYVGRDLPSEAIGRYVDSVSFGQEHQSKMYDRVEQATVLRQEQMLKAHTLSTPIEGGARQADYLAARALVHRPAQDPIAYGGRIDPDLRSLALVSGSSYNGQHTTSILGAAPQRSVDELIYAQNSNPGYGVSLPPGRDYGAGKSHISTLLESDYPSSMLARVGHPRVDDRKDDRSRHGRELDRRDHEKRDYLLEREKDREREKERLREHERERERERERERERERERERERERERERERERERIRERERERDKEREKERQRREKERDRELKRSLELRRERTPSRLSRDRRGSSQAKDVRSARRESPRHEILHRPQSQHQSPVRQKRREYVCKIFSFSFVADERDYLSLDKRYPRLYVSPECSKVIVNWPKKKPMLHFYTPVSFEHDFVEDTTSMERTESPSKQLGTDVTKARQTTVWNAKILLMSGLSQNALAELSSQRNYDDRVPHFCNMLRFSILKRNNSLMAIGGPWDAIDGIDPSVDDSSLIQTALRYAKDVTNLDLKNCQHWNRFLEIHYQRVGKDGLFSHNEVTVLYVPNLTQCLPSLDLWREQWLNHKKAVSERELKLTMKKEITGDKEGVTKGPSAEDNKKEKDADTMDDKGNIVSEEGDEKNQSVESKEVIVNEEKNVAKNVQGENFSAQTAVGVKPGKKKIIKRIVKKKVENKKDSTENATDKNDELKKEDTEGNSILSEVVGLQKGLSSESSAIKTFARKKIVKKPLKSAAKQGASKTLECNTTNESGSTKDKTTVKSEDNTCAVVQDGSTKVTVKRKVIKRVPKKKAASADTGSIVAMKDVGEIKITQLDDNKEAVNSEMKESISKDKSSPKMKQQTVMLEKQEKKEEVVEKEQSSGSKIDTDITKQNVSRIDSQTKSNENGKPKDKKTGKDRLENDESKNKAVVKEKKKSDDPPRHPGLFLQTKGSKDSKLQSLSLSLDSLLDYSANDTEESTFEISLFAESLYEMLQYEMGCRLLAFLQKLRTKFVAKRNQGKRPREQTSKEKNEDNSSSKRVKTEDVEATKAENIDNTQKDDNNIVTEETNATKEVAEGKVEDEIGEQEPEEEDPEEEPEEDEEMIDAMPHLNSSKEKLIDAEKTYHSTVSESVTLKEQNEQQDTATKASKPNTNMDMRDKGNIAEASKAKKVDKELLQAFRFFDRNRVGHIRVEDLRLIIHNLGKFLSHRDVKELVQSALLESNTGRDDRILYGELVKMTDI; encoded by the exons ATGTACGCTTCTCGAGGAAGTAATAATACCTACGGCCAGCAGCAACCCTACTCTTCCCGGTCTTCCTATGCTTCTCAAAAC TTAGGATCTGCATATTCGGGCCATCCTTCCGCAGCAGAAAAGCCGTCGCATTATGGGGGACAGTATAGTTCGGTTTATGGGTCCGCGGCACAGCAG ATTTCTCCAATGGTTGCAAAGGGATCTGCAACAACCACTTTAGAAGGCCGGGGTAATTATGGATCCTCCATTCCAGAATCGCCTAGGTTCGCATCAAATGATTATGTCTCATCTTCAAGTCATGACTATGGACATAAAGTTGACCAGCTGCATTCTGATAGAAATTCGGATTATCCCGCAATTGATAGACACCAATATGATGGGAGCCACCGTTCATATGTTGGGAGGGATTTACCTAGTGAAGCCATTGGTAGATACGTTGATTCAGTTTCTTTTGGCCAAGAACATCAG TCTAAGATGTATGATCGTGTGGAACAAGCAACAGTGCTTAGGCAAGAACAAATGCTAAAGGCTCATACACTATCTACCCCTATTGAAGGGGGAGCTAG ACAAGCTGATTACCTTGCAGCAAGGGCCCTGGTTCATCGTCCTGCCCAAGATCCTATTGCCTATGGTGGAAGAATTGATCCCGACTTACGTAGTTTAGCTTTGGTTAGTGGGTCATCATATAATGGACAACATACTACATCAATATTAGGAGCAGCTCCACAGCGAAGTGTTGATGAACTTATATATGCTCAGAATTCAAATCCTGGTTATGGAGTGAGTTTGCCTCCTGGTAGGGACTATGGAGCAGGGAAGAGCCACATTAGCACATTGCTTGAATCAGATTACCCAAGCAGCATGTTGGCACGGGTTGGTCATCCAAGAGTTGATGATCGTAAAGATGACAGGAGTAGACATGGCCGGGAGCTGGATCGCAGAGATCACGAGAAAAGGGATTACTTGCTTGAGCGAGAGAAagatagagagagagagaaggaGCGACTACGAGAACATGAAAGAGAGAGAGAAAGAGAACGGGAAAGAGAAAGAGAAAGAGAAAGAGAAAGGGAAAGGGAACGAGAAAGAGAAAGAGAAAGAGAAAGAGAGAGAGAAAGAATCCGAGAAAGAGAAAGGGAACGAGACAAGGAACGTGAAAAAGAACGACAACGAAGGGAGAAGGAGAGGGATCGAGAGCTCAAACGCAGCCTGGAATTGAGGCGTGAACGTACTCCCTCAAGACTCTCCAGGGACCGTCGAGGTTCCTCGCAGGCAAAAGATGTCAGATCTGCTCGGCGAGAATCCCCACGTCATGAAATTTTGCATAG GCCTCAATCCCAGCATCAATCCCCTGTAAGACAAAAGAGGAGAGAGTATGTCTGCAAG ATCTTTTCATTTAGCTTTGTAGCAGATGAGAGGGATTATTTGTCATTAGATAAGCGATATCCTCGGCTTTATGTATCTCCAGAATGCTCAAAG GTTATCGTTAATTGGCCGAAGAAGAAACCAATGCTCCATTTCTACACTCCTGTGAG TTTTGAGCATGACTTTGTTGAAGACACGACTTCCATGGAGAGGACAGAATCACCTTCTAAACAACTGGGAACTGATGTGACAAAAGCAAGACAAACTACTGTTTGGAATGCGAAG ATTCTTCTGATGAGTGGACTGAGTCAAAATGCTCTGGCAGAGCTGTCATCCCAAAGAAACTATGATGACCGTGTACCGCATTTTTGCAATATGCTTAGATTTTCTATCCTGAAACGTAATAATAGTTTAATGGCAATTGGGGGCCCATGGGACGCAATTGATGGCATTGATCCATCGGTTGACGACTCCTCGTTAATTCAAACAGCTCTAAG GTATGCAAAAGATGTGACCAATCTTGATCTGAAGAACTGTCAGCACTGGAATCGTTTTCTCGAG ATCCATTATCAGAGAGTTGGAAAAGATGGGCTCTTCAGTCACAACGAGGTAACTGTGTTATATGTTCCCAATCTGACTCAGTGTCTTCCTTCCCTGGATTTATGGCGAGAACAGTGGCTTAATCACAAAAAAGCAGTTTCTGAGAGGGAGTTGAAGCTCACTATGAAGAAAGAG ATAACTGGTGACAAGGAAGGAGTCACAAAAG GGCCGTCGGCAGAGGATAATAAAAAGGAGAAAGATGCTGACACGATGGACGATAAAGGGAACATAGTTTCAGAAGAGGGTGATGAGAAAAATCAATCTGTTGAAAGCAAAGAAGTGATTGTAAATGAGGAGAAAAATGTTGCAAAGAATGTTCAAGGAGAAAATTTCAGTGCTCAGACAGCTGTTGGCGTTAAGCCTGGAAAGAAGAAAATCATAAAGAGGATTGTTAAGAAAAAAGTTGAGAATAAGAAAGACTCGACAGAAAATGCCACTGACAAGAATGATGAATTGAAGAAAGAGGATACTGAAGGAAATAGTATTCTTTCTGAAGTAGTTGGGCTACAGAAGGGTTTATCATCCGAATCTTCAGCTATTAAAACTTTTGCAAGGAAGAAGATCGTGAAAAAGCCACTGAAATCTGCTGCTAAGCAAGGCGCAAGCAAGACCCTTGAGTGTAACACAACAAATGAATCAGGGAGCACCAAGGATAAAACAACAGTTAAATCAGAAGACAACACTTGTGCTGTTGTCCAAGATGGTAGCACCAAAGTTACTGTAAAAAGGAAAGTAATTAAGAGGGTCCCGAAGAAAAAGGCTGCCTCAGCAGATACTGGCAGCATTGTGGCTATGAAGGACGTGGGAGAAATAAAGATAACTCAGCTGGATGACAATAAAGAAGCTGTTAACAGTGAGATGAAGGAGAGCATATCCAAGGATAAAAGCAGTCCCAAAATGAAACAACAAACAGTTATGCTTGAGAAGCAGGAGAAAAAGGAAGAGGTGGTGGAAAAGGAACAATCATCTGGGTCTAAAATTGACACCGATATTACGAAGCAGAATGTTTCTCGAATTGACAGTCAAACAAAATCAAATGAAAATGGGAAGCCCAAGGACAAGAAAACAGGGAAAGATCGTCTTGAAAACGATGAGTCTAAAAACAAAGCTGTggtgaaagaaaagaaaaagagcgATGATCCTCCTCGACATCCTGGGTTGTTTCTTCAAACAAAAGGGAGCAAGGATTCAAAA CTCCAGTCATTATCACTTTCACTGGATTCACTCTTGGATTATAGTGCCAACGATACTGAGGAATCGACCTTTGAG ATATCATTATTTGCGGAATCCTTGTATGAGATGCTACAGTATGAAATGGGTTGTCGGCTGTTGGCTTTCCTTCAG aAGCTGCGCACTAAATTTGTTGCAAAGAGGAACCAAGGAAAGAGACCGAGAGAGCAAACTTCAAAGGAGAAAAATGAGGATAACTCATCAAGCAAGCGCGTTAAGACGGAAGATGTAGAAGCAACAAAGGCTGAAAATATTGACAACACTCAGAAAGATGATAACAACATTGTCACAGAAGAAACGAATGCTACTAAAGAGGTTGCTGAAGGTAAGGTTGAGGATGAAATTGGTGAGCAAGAGCCCGAGGAAgaagatccagaggaagaaccAGAGGAAGATGAAGAAATGATTGACGCAATGCCACATCTCAACTCATCTAAAGAG AAGCTTATTGATGCGGAGAAGACATATCATAGCACTGTCAGTGAATCCGTTACTCTTAAAGAGCAGAATGAACAACAGGATACCGCTACAAAAGCTTCAAAGCCTAATACTAATATGGATATGCGCGACAAGGGAAATATAGCCGAGGCTTCTAAGGCAAAAAAAGTTGACAAGGAGCTGCTGCAAGCTTTCAGGTTCTTTGATCGAAACCGTGTCGGACACATAAGG GTCGAAGATCTGAGGCTGATAATTCACAATCTAGGGAAGTTCCTCTCACACAGGGATGTTAAGGAACTTGTGCAAAGCGCACTCTTGGAAAGTAACACCGGCAGAGATGACAGGATTCTATATGGTGAGCTGGTGAAGATGACGGACATTTGA